The following are encoded together in the Macadamia integrifolia cultivar HAES 741 unplaced genomic scaffold, SCU_Mint_v3 scaffold2340, whole genome shotgun sequence genome:
- the LOC122066318 gene encoding chalcone synthase-like, whose product MGSVGDIYEAQNAEGPATVLAIATANPSNIKLQTEFPDFYFRSTQSEHMVKLKEKFQRICERSTIRKRHIFLTDEMIAENPQIYDSAAASLDTRQDIMVTEVPKLAMEAASKAINEWGQPKSKITHIVFTTISGVDAPGVDFQLIRLLGLNPTVRRVMMYHLGCYGGGSVLRVAKDLAENNKGARVLVVCSELNSISGFKGPDETDLHTLLGLGIFADGAAAVIVGADPDTSIEHPLFQLFSAGTRILPDSEEMVAGHLRQAGLAISLSKDVAKTIAGNLGNCLEEAFSKFGINDWNSIFWVSHPGGPAILDLIETTLGLKEDKLKASRKVLSEYGNMSSPTVLFILDEMRRKSMEEGKATTGDGFQWGVLLGFGPGLTVETIVLRSVPTVSAH is encoded by the exons atgggaTCGGTCGGAGATATCTATGAAGCTCAGAATGCGGAGGGTCCAGCCACAGTGCTGGCCATTGCCACCGCAAATCCATCCAATATTAAGTTGCAAACTGAGTTCCCTGACTTCTACTTTAGAAGTACACAGAGTGAGCATATGGTCAAGTTGAAGGAGAAGTTCCAACGAATTT GTGAAAGATCGACGATTAGAAAACGTCACATTTTCCTTACGGATGAAATGATAGCTGAGAATCCCCAAATCTACGATTCAGCGGCTGCGTCACTTGACACACGCCAAGATATTATGGTGACTGAGGTACCTAAGTTGGCCATGGAAGCCGCATCCAAAGCCATCAATGAGTGGGGACAGCCCAAATCAAAGATCACTCACATTGTATTCACTACCATTTCCGGTGTTGACGCACCGGGGGTTGACTTTCAGCTCATTAGACTCCTTGGCCTTAACCCGACTGTACGACGTGTGATGATGTATCATTTGGGCTGCTATGGTGGTGGCTCTGTGCTTCGTGTTGCCAAAGACCTTGCTGAGAATAACAAAGGTGCTCGTGTACTAGTTGTTTGCTCAGAGCTGAACTCTATTAGTGGCTTCAAGGGACCTGATGAGACAGACTTGCATACCTTGCTAGGGTTGGGAATATTTGCAGATGGTGCAGCAGCTGTGATAGTTGGTGCAGACCCTGACACCTCAATAGAACACCCATTGTTCCAACTCTTCTCAGCAGGGACCCGGATTCTCCCAGACTCAGAAGAAATGGTTGCAGGCCACTTGCGTCAAGCGGGTCTTGCAATCAGCTTATCCAAGGATGTGGCCAAAACTATTGCTGGGAATCTTGGGAACTGCTTGGAGGAAGCATTTAGCAAATTTGGTATTAATGATTGGAACTCCATTTTTTGGGTAAGTCACCCTGGCGGGCCTGCAATTTTGGACTTAATCGAAACCACACTTGGCTTGAAAGAAGATAAACTAAAGGCATCAAGAAAAGTGCTGAGTGAATATGGTAACATGTCAAGCCCCACAGTTTTGTTCATTCTGGATGAGATGCGGAGGAAGTCTATGGAGGAAGGGAAAGCCACAACTGGCGACGGGTTTCAGTGGGGTGTGCTATTAGGGTTTGGACCAGGTCTGACGGTGGAGACAATTGTGTTGCGTAGTGTTCCTACAGTTTCAGCTCACTGA